In one Lysobacter alkalisoli genomic region, the following are encoded:
- a CDS encoding copper resistance protein B, whose protein sequence is MKAMPTKSAALVLALQMALASTAQAQHHGHHGHHAPEEAKSSSQSDPHAGHEPPKQAAADGHHDHNQHDHATMQHADHAAMGHATPAGQPREPIPPVTDADRAAAFPDIGHSMEHASSFNTFLLFDRLEATRGDGIDGQAWEVTGWAGGDINRLWLRSEGEREGGRTESADIELLYGRSISPWWDVVTGIRHETRPGPSRTAAAFGIQGLAPYMFEISATAYLAESGHSRLALEAEYDVLLTNRLILQPVVEVEFNGKDDPTREVGSGLSRTEFGMRLRYEISRRFAPYIGVVRERAWGNTADIRRSHAESTNDTRAVAGIRIWF, encoded by the coding sequence ATGAAAGCCATGCCGACGAAAAGCGCGGCTCTCGTTCTCGCGTTGCAGATGGCGTTGGCGAGTACGGCTCAGGCGCAACACCATGGTCATCACGGCCACCACGCTCCGGAAGAGGCGAAGTCCTCTTCGCAGTCCGATCCGCATGCGGGACATGAGCCTCCCAAGCAGGCGGCGGCGGACGGCCACCACGACCACAACCAGCACGACCACGCCACCATGCAGCATGCCGACCATGCCGCCATGGGCCATGCGACACCGGCCGGGCAGCCTCGCGAACCGATCCCGCCGGTGACCGATGCCGATCGCGCCGCCGCTTTCCCCGACATCGGCCACAGCATGGAGCACGCGTCGTCGTTCAACACCTTCCTCCTGTTCGACCGGCTCGAAGCCACCCGTGGCGACGGCATCGACGGCCAGGCCTGGGAGGTCACCGGCTGGGCCGGTGGCGACATCAACCGGTTGTGGCTGCGCAGCGAAGGCGAGCGCGAGGGCGGGCGCACAGAATCGGCCGACATCGAACTGCTCTACGGCCGCAGCATCTCGCCCTGGTGGGATGTGGTCACAGGCATCCGGCACGAGACCCGCCCCGGCCCGTCACGCACAGCCGCTGCATTCGGCATCCAGGGACTGGCGCCCTACATGTTCGAAATCTCGGCCACCGCCTACCTGGCTGAATCCGGGCACAGCCGCCTCGCACTGGAGGCCGAGTACGACGTGCTGCTGACCAACCGGTTGATCCTGCAACCGGTGGTCGAAGTCGAATTCAACGGCAAGGACGATCCGACGCGGGAGGTCGGCTCCGGCCTCAGCCGCACCGAGTTCGGCATGCGCCTGCGCTACGAAATAAGCCGCCGCTTCGCGCCCTACATCGGCGTCGTTCGCGAACGTGCGTGGGGCAACACGGCCGACATCCGTCGCAGCCACGCGGAAAGCACCAACGACACCCGTGCCGTCGCGGGCATCCGCATCTGGTTCTGA
- a CDS encoding c-type cytochrome, which translates to MNAIGKTLLTTGITIGLLAIGGLAVVYSGKYDVAADVPHSRPVHALLETARERSIAARTADLQVPADLDDPARIRQGSGNYDAMCTGCHLKPGMTETELSKGLYPQPPDLTRQHVDPAKAFWVIKHGIKASGMPAWGTSMDDEYIWNMAAFLQELPGLDNAAYTALVAGSDGHSHGGGETGGHSHAHDAHDENEAGTDHHAHEPPVQDRPVPETGKTHVHADGKSHVHAPAAPASTSETTPPEPEPKPEPETTEVGHDHHDHHH; encoded by the coding sequence ATGAATGCGATTGGCAAGACCCTCCTCACCACCGGCATCACCATCGGCCTGCTCGCCATCGGCGGCCTGGCGGTCGTCTATTCCGGCAAGTACGACGTGGCCGCCGATGTTCCTCATTCGCGACCGGTGCATGCCCTGCTCGAAACGGCGCGCGAACGCTCCATTGCCGCACGCACGGCCGATCTGCAGGTACCGGCGGACCTGGACGACCCGGCCCGCATCCGCCAGGGCTCCGGCAACTACGACGCCATGTGTACCGGCTGCCATCTCAAGCCCGGGATGACGGAAACCGAGTTGAGCAAGGGGCTGTATCCGCAGCCCCCCGACCTGACAAGGCAGCACGTCGATCCGGCGAAGGCCTTCTGGGTCATCAAGCACGGCATCAAGGCCAGCGGCATGCCCGCGTGGGGCACGAGCATGGACGACGAATACATCTGGAACATGGCCGCATTCCTGCAGGAACTGCCCGGACTCGACAACGCCGCCTATACCGCGCTGGTTGCCGGCAGCGACGGGCACTCGCACGGCGGTGGCGAAACGGGCGGGCATTCGCACGCCCACGACGCGCACGATGAAAACGAAGCCGGCACCGACCATCACGCCCATGAACCGCCGGTGCAGGACAGGCCTGTACCGGAGACGGGAAAAACCCATGTCCACGCCGACGGCAAGTCGCATGTCCATGCTCCGGCCGCGCCAGCTTCGACCAGCGAGACAACGCCGCCGGAGCCTGAGCCAAAACCAGAGCCGGAAACCACCGAGGTCGGACACGACCACCATGATCACCATCACTGA
- a CDS encoding YybH family protein: protein MITITDNGYLQPMIHRSLMFLGLLALCALPAHALAHNDAHPATADSTVADQAKPALDVVERFSTALRSGDLQGAGALLADDVLILESGGAEHSRDEYLAGHAIHDAAFLKDAHVQVLRRTARAEGDLAWIGTESELHASKDGKAMALSSTETMVLKHTPQGWRIVHIHWSSKPKR, encoded by the coding sequence ATGATCACCATCACTGACAACGGATACCTGCAGCCAATGATTCATCGATCACTGATGTTCCTGGGCCTGCTCGCCCTGTGCGCCCTGCCTGCTCATGCCCTCGCCCACAACGACGCGCACCCGGCAACGGCCGACAGCACGGTCGCGGATCAGGCAAAGCCCGCACTTGATGTCGTCGAACGATTCTCGACCGCGCTCAGGTCCGGCGACCTGCAAGGCGCTGGGGCCCTGCTCGCGGACGATGTCCTGATCCTCGAGAGCGGCGGCGCCGAACACTCCCGCGACGAGTATCTGGCGGGCCATGCGATTCATGACGCCGCCTTCCTCAAGGACGCCCATGTCCAGGTGCTCCGCCGCACCGCCCGCGCCGAAGGCGACCTCGCCTGGATCGGCACCGAAAGCGAACTGCACGCAAGCAAGGACGGCAAGGCGATGGCCTTGTCCAGCACCGAAACCATGGTGCTCAAGCACACCCCGCAGGGCTGGCGCATCGTGCACATCCACTGGTCCTCGAAGCCCAAACGCTGA
- a CDS encoding DUF1249 domain-containing protein — protein sequence MTSLTVTAEHIPRLNRFGWLMGLYAENHARFQRLFSPASLAVGRHHSRVGDGLDLRLDVIEQHRYTTELRLTYAMPDPLTGEPDPSAYLRVYHDARQLEATHCYIGRRWQDVIGLYPPPAELIGHRMRMNTFLGKWLEYLAGRGHGVATLKGPQAVSKEAI from the coding sequence ATGACCTCACTGACAGTCACCGCTGAACATATCCCCCGGCTCAACCGCTTCGGTTGGCTGATGGGGCTGTATGCGGAGAACCACGCGCGCTTCCAGCGCCTGTTCTCGCCGGCGTCGCTGGCCGTGGGACGGCACCATTCGCGCGTCGGCGACGGCCTGGACCTGCGCCTGGACGTGATCGAACAGCATCGATACACCACCGAGCTGCGACTCACCTACGCGATGCCCGATCCGCTCACCGGCGAGCCCGATCCCTCGGCCTATCTCCGGGTCTACCACGACGCCCGTCAGCTCGAGGCCACGCACTGCTACATCGGCCGCCGATGGCAGGACGTGATCGGCCTGTATCCGCCTCCGGCCGAACTGATCGGGCACCGGATGCGAATGAACACCTTCCTCGGCAAGTGGCTGGAGTACCTGGCCGGGCGAGGCCACGGCGTCGCCACCCTGAAGGGACCGCAGGCCGTTTCGAAAGAGGCGATCTGA
- the ppsR gene encoding posphoenolpyruvate synthetase regulatory kinase/phosphorylase PpsR: MGLRPVFYVSDGTGITAETIGHTLLTQFQETRFVSERISFVDSVERAREAAVRIRKAAEVHGVRPVVINSSIDAAISEVLAESGALLLDVFAPFIEPLEQEFGEARQHAVGRAHGLVNFETYHSRINAMNYALTHDDGASINYEEADLILVAVSRAGKTPTCVYLALHYGVRAANYPLTEEDLEHDRLPPRLRPYRDKLFGLTIDPVRLQQIRQERRPDSRYAKFETCKREVVAAEMMFRAERIPTLSTTHTSIEEIASKVMSTLGIRREMF, from the coding sequence ATGGGTCTGCGACCTGTTTTCTATGTTTCGGACGGTACCGGCATCACCGCCGAGACCATCGGCCATACCCTCCTGACCCAGTTCCAGGAGACCCGTTTTGTCAGTGAGCGGATCTCTTTCGTCGACAGCGTGGAACGGGCCAGGGAGGCCGCTGTGCGCATCCGCAAGGCCGCCGAAGTGCATGGCGTCAGGCCGGTCGTCATCAATTCCAGTATCGACGCCGCGATCAGCGAGGTGCTGGCAGAGAGCGGCGCATTGTTGCTGGACGTGTTCGCTCCGTTCATCGAACCGTTGGAGCAGGAGTTCGGTGAGGCCCGCCAGCACGCGGTCGGGCGCGCGCATGGCCTGGTCAACTTCGAGACCTATCACAGCCGCATCAATGCGATGAACTACGCATTGACCCATGACGATGGCGCCAGCATCAACTATGAAGAGGCCGACCTGATCCTGGTCGCGGTATCCCGTGCCGGCAAGACTCCGACTTGTGTATACCTCGCCCTGCATTACGGCGTGCGTGCGGCCAATTACCCGCTGACCGAGGAAGACCTGGAGCATGACCGCCTGCCGCCGCGGCTGCGGCCGTATCGCGACAAGCTGTTCGGGTTGACCATCGATCCGGTCCGGCTGCAGCAGATACGCCAGGAGCGGCGCCCGGACTCCCGCTACGCAAAGTTCGAGACCTGCAAGCGCGAGGTTGTGGCGGCGGAAATGATGTTCCGCGCCGAGCGCATCCCGACGCTCAGCACGACCCATACCTCGATCGAGGAAATCGCGAGCAAGGTGATGTCGACGCTGGGGATCCGCCGCGAGATGTTCTGA
- the ppsA gene encoding phosphoenolpyruvate synthase produces MNENILWLHELRLSDLARVGGKNSSLGEMIGNLANLGVSVPGGYATTAEAFQAFIAHNDLHQRIFDRLATLDVEDVAALTAAGTEIRGWVIEAPLQPELDREIRGAYRKLCSENGGGDVAVAVRSSATAEDLPDASFAGQQETFLNVTGEDDVVLKVKEVFASLYNDRAIAYRVHHGFKHEDVFLSAGVQLMVRSDVGASGVLFTLDTESGFRDVVFITSSYGLGEMVVQGAVNPDEFYVYKPTLAQGKPAILRRAIGAKQLRMVYSDTPGERVRTEDTPAELRNTFSISDEDVHELARQALVIEKHYDRPMDVEWAKDGVSGKLFIVQARPETVKSRAKATQIERFQLGERGPVVCEGRAIGQKIGSGTARVVRSLDDMSRVQPGDVLVADMTDPDWEPVMKRSAAIVTNRGGRTCHAAIIARELGVPAVVGTGNALDTIQDGQIVTISCAEGDTGFIYDGALPFERHTADLEHMPPAPLKVMMNVANPERAFDFAMLPNAGVGLARLEMIIASHIGVHPKALLEYDRQDAETKKKIDERIAGYGSPVDFYVDRLAEGIATITASFAPNPVIVRLSDFKSNEYANLIGGGRYEPHEENPMIGYRGASRYVDPAFAEAFSLECRAVLKVREQMGLTNCWVMIPFVRTLDEGRKVVEVLKANGLEQGKDGLKIIMMCELPSNALMAEEFLEIFDGFSIGSNDLTQLTLGLDRDSALVAHLFDERDPAVKKLLSMAIATAKAKGKYVGICGQGPSDHPDLAQWLMEQGIDSVSLNPDTVVDTWLKLAKAKAG; encoded by the coding sequence TTGAACGAGAACATCCTCTGGCTGCACGAGCTGCGCCTGTCCGACCTCGCCCGCGTCGGCGGCAAGAATTCCTCGCTTGGCGAGATGATCGGCAACCTGGCCAACCTCGGCGTATCGGTTCCGGGCGGGTATGCGACCACGGCGGAGGCTTTCCAGGCCTTCATCGCCCACAACGACCTGCACCAGCGCATCTTCGATCGCCTGGCCACGCTCGATGTCGAGGACGTCGCCGCGCTGACCGCTGCCGGTACCGAGATCCGCGGCTGGGTCATCGAGGCGCCGCTGCAACCCGAACTCGACAGGGAGATCCGCGGCGCCTACCGCAAGCTGTGCAGCGAGAACGGCGGAGGAGATGTCGCCGTTGCGGTGCGTTCCTCGGCCACCGCCGAGGACCTGCCGGACGCCTCCTTCGCCGGCCAGCAGGAGACCTTCCTCAACGTGACCGGCGAGGACGATGTCGTCCTGAAGGTCAAGGAAGTCTTCGCCAGCCTCTACAACGACCGTGCGATCGCCTATCGCGTCCACCATGGCTTCAAGCACGAGGACGTGTTCCTGTCCGCCGGCGTGCAGCTGATGGTGCGCTCGGACGTTGGCGCCTCCGGCGTGCTGTTTACCCTCGATACCGAGTCCGGTTTCCGCGACGTGGTGTTCATCACCTCAAGCTACGGCCTTGGCGAGATGGTCGTGCAGGGCGCGGTGAACCCGGATGAGTTCTACGTCTACAAGCCCACCCTCGCCCAGGGCAAGCCGGCGATCCTGCGCCGCGCGATCGGCGCCAAGCAGTTGCGCATGGTCTACTCCGACACCCCCGGCGAACGCGTGCGTACCGAGGACACCCCGGCCGAATTGCGCAACACGTTCTCGATCAGCGACGAGGACGTGCACGAGTTGGCCAGGCAGGCGCTGGTCATCGAGAAGCACTACGACCGTCCGATGGACGTCGAGTGGGCGAAGGATGGCGTCAGCGGCAAACTCTTCATCGTCCAGGCCCGCCCGGAAACGGTGAAGTCGCGTGCCAAGGCGACCCAGATCGAACGCTTCCAGCTCGGCGAGCGTGGCCCGGTGGTCTGCGAGGGCCGCGCGATCGGCCAGAAGATCGGCAGCGGCACCGCGCGCGTGGTCCGTTCGCTCGACGACATGAGCCGTGTGCAGCCCGGCGACGTGCTGGTCGCCGACATGACCGACCCGGACTGGGAGCCGGTGATGAAGCGCTCGGCAGCGATCGTCACCAACCGCGGCGGCCGCACCTGCCATGCGGCGATCATCGCGCGCGAACTCGGCGTACCGGCCGTGGTCGGCACCGGCAATGCCCTGGACACCATCCAGGATGGGCAGATCGTCACCATCAGCTGTGCCGAAGGCGACACCGGCTTCATCTACGACGGTGCCCTGCCCTTCGAGCGCCACACCGCCGACCTCGAGCACATGCCGCCGGCACCGCTGAAGGTGATGATGAACGTCGCCAACCCCGAGCGCGCGTTCGACTTCGCGATGCTGCCCAACGCCGGCGTCGGCCTGGCGCGGCTGGAGATGATCATCGCCAGCCATATCGGCGTGCATCCCAAGGCCCTGCTCGAGTACGACAGGCAGGACGCGGAAACGAAGAAGAAGATCGATGAGCGCATCGCCGGCTACGGCAGCCCGGTCGACTTCTACGTCGACCGCCTGGCCGAGGGCATCGCCACCATCACCGCGTCGTTCGCGCCCAACCCGGTGATCGTGCGCCTGTCCGACTTCAAGTCGAACGAATACGCCAACCTGATCGGCGGCGGCCGCTACGAGCCGCACGAAGAGAACCCGATGATCGGCTACCGCGGCGCCAGCCGCTACGTCGATCCGGCCTTCGCCGAGGCGTTCTCGCTGGAATGCCGTGCGGTGTTGAAGGTGCGCGAGCAGATGGGGCTGACCAACTGCTGGGTGATGATCCCGTTCGTGCGCACGCTGGACGAAGGTCGCAAGGTGGTCGAGGTGCTGAAGGCCAACGGTCTTGAACAGGGCAAGGACGGGTTGAAGATCATCATGATGTGCGAGCTGCCCTCGAACGCACTGATGGCCGAGGAGTTCCTGGAGATATTCGACGGCTTCTCGATCGGCTCCAACGATCTGACCCAGCTGACCCTGGGCCTGGATCGAGACTCGGCGCTCGTCGCGCACCTGTTCGACGAACGCGACCCGGCGGTCAAGAAGCTGCTGTCGATGGCGATTGCGACCGCCAAGGCCAAAGGCAAGTACGTCGGCATCTGCGGACAGGGCCCGAGCGACCACCCTGACCTCGCCCAGTGGCTGATGGAGCAAGGCATCGATTCGGTCTCGTTGAACCCCGACACCGTGGTCGACACCTGGCTGAAACTGGCCAAGGCCAAGGCTGGCTGA
- a CDS encoding mechanosensitive ion channel family protein: MANDASSETLTQTWLAQGIDIGIELLIAVVVFVVGLRIARWLTSASVRAMTRASMDPIGIQFMRKVVYIGLLIVLLLALLQGVFGVAPTSMIAVLGAAGLAIGLALKDSLSNVASGVMLVSLKPFRVGDVVTIANQTGKVEEVSIFQTRLRGADNQIIVLPNSLITADPIVNLTPDVMRRIELVIGIGYGDDIDVARSIALEAMHSDERVLADPPPDVLVYALAENSINLGIRCHVANIDFFVTKCELTERIKKGFDAAGITIPFPQRDVHMYHHTPKPGAEQKALSQAQASSVSLDSPDHQPSVDPE, translated from the coding sequence ATGGCCAATGACGCCTCCAGTGAAACGCTGACCCAGACGTGGCTTGCCCAGGGCATCGATATCGGCATCGAGCTCCTGATCGCTGTCGTGGTGTTCGTCGTCGGGCTGCGCATCGCCCGATGGCTGACCAGCGCATCGGTGCGCGCCATGACCCGCGCATCGATGGACCCGATCGGCATCCAGTTCATGCGCAAGGTTGTCTACATCGGCCTGCTGATCGTGCTGCTGCTGGCCTTGCTCCAGGGGGTCTTCGGGGTTGCGCCCACATCGATGATCGCCGTGCTGGGTGCCGCCGGGCTGGCCATCGGCCTGGCATTGAAGGACTCGCTGTCCAACGTCGCATCGGGCGTGATGCTGGTATCGCTGAAACCGTTCCGGGTCGGCGACGTGGTGACGATCGCCAACCAGACAGGCAAGGTCGAGGAGGTCAGCATTTTCCAGACCCGCCTGCGCGGTGCCGACAACCAGATCATCGTGCTGCCCAACAGCCTGATCACCGCCGACCCGATCGTCAACCTCACCCCGGATGTGATGCGTCGCATCGAACTGGTCATCGGCATCGGCTACGGGGACGACATCGACGTCGCCCGCAGCATCGCACTGGAGGCGATGCATTCCGACGAGCGTGTACTGGCCGACCCGCCGCCCGACGTGCTGGTCTATGCCCTCGCCGAAAACAGCATCAACCTCGGTATCCGTTGCCATGTCGCGAATATCGACTTCTTCGTGACCAAGTGCGAGCTGACCGAGCGGATCAAGAAGGGCTTCGATGCCGCCGGCATCACCATCCCGTTCCCGCAGCGCGATGTCCACATGTATCACCACACGCCCAAGCCGGGAGCCGAGCAGAAAGCGTTGTCGCAGGCACAGGCCTCGTCGGTGAGTCTGGACAGCCCCGACCATCAGCCTTCGGTCGATCCGGAATAG
- the orn gene encoding oligoribonuclease, translating into MTPGATTTRAIPSGKGDRLIWIDLEMTGLDTDNDSILEIATVVTDASLEVLAVGPELAIHHPLDRLQAMDEWNRRQHGGSGLWQRVLDSTVDMAEAEARTLAFLREWVSAGASPMCGNSICQDRRFLHRLMPQVERHFHYRNLDVSTIKELARRWAPEILAGVQKQARHTALSDVHDSIAELRHYRQHMGAFAAGRS; encoded by the coding sequence ATGACACCGGGGGCGACGACAACTCGGGCGATCCCATCAGGGAAGGGCGACCGGCTAATCTGGATCGACCTTGAAATGACCGGGCTGGACACCGACAACGATTCGATCCTCGAGATCGCGACCGTGGTGACCGACGCCAGTCTCGAAGTGCTTGCCGTGGGCCCGGAACTGGCCATTCACCATCCGCTCGACCGCCTTCAGGCCATGGACGAATGGAACCGCCGCCAGCACGGCGGATCCGGGCTCTGGCAGCGGGTGCTGGACAGTACCGTCGACATGGCCGAAGCCGAGGCCCGGACCCTGGCGTTCCTGCGCGAATGGGTATCGGCCGGTGCCTCGCCGATGTGCGGTAATTCGATATGCCAGGACCGTCGCTTCCTGCACCGGCTGATGCCGCAGGTCGAGCGGCATTTCCACTATCGCAACCTCGATGTCAGCACGATCAAGGAACTGGCCCGGCGCTGGGCACCGGAGATTCTGGCTGGCGTACAGAAACAGGCCCGTCACACCGCCCTGAGCGACGTACACGATTCGATCGCCGAGCTGCGCCATTACAGGCAGCATATGGGAGCATTCGCAGCAGGCCGATCCTGA
- a CDS encoding DUF2721 domain-containing protein, translated as MLNDVATHYAILTAMLAPAFFLTATASLLMSANNRLARVIDRARALLVELETVSNDDERARIEQLILMQRRRSRITLHGSQLLYLAISCFVGTSLTVAADAFLGYRFVSAPTVLAALGVVMMLAASILLGYESSLAVRVVNEEMDHGHKRANERRLVGR; from the coding sequence ATGCTCAATGACGTCGCTACGCACTACGCCATCCTGACCGCGATGCTGGCGCCCGCGTTCTTCCTGACCGCGACGGCCTCGCTGCTGATGTCGGCCAACAACCGCCTTGCCCGCGTCATCGACCGCGCCCGGGCGCTGCTGGTCGAACTGGAGACCGTGAGCAACGACGACGAGCGTGCACGCATCGAGCAGTTGATCCTGATGCAGCGCCGCCGCAGCAGGATCACCCTGCACGGCAGTCAACTGCTGTACCTGGCGATCAGCTGCTTTGTAGGTACCAGCCTGACCGTTGCCGCCGATGCTTTCCTCGGCTACCGCTTCGTGTCCGCGCCGACGGTCCTGGCCGCGCTGGGCGTGGTGATGATGCTGGCGGCCAGCATCCTGCTCGGCTACGAGTCCTCGCTGGCGGTGCGCGTGGTCAACGAGGAGATGGATCATGGCCACAAGCGCGCGAACGAACGGCGCCTGGTCGGACGCTAG
- the tadA gene encoding tRNA adenosine(34) deaminase TadA, with protein MSLPVDTMPPSNDECWMRHALALATRAEREDDEIPVGAVLVSADGDVLGEGWNRNITEHDPTAHAEIVAMRQAGMRLGNHRLLGATLYVTLEPCAMCAMAMIHARIARVVYGASDPKTGAAGSVFDLLADPRHNHRVEVQGGVLGEEAGARLTAYFRTKRARKP; from the coding sequence ATGAGTCTTCCCGTCGACACCATGCCACCTTCAAATGACGAGTGCTGGATGCGCCATGCACTTGCGCTGGCCACGCGTGCGGAGCGCGAGGACGATGAGATCCCGGTCGGCGCGGTGCTGGTCTCGGCCGATGGCGATGTTCTGGGCGAAGGCTGGAACCGCAACATCACCGAGCACGACCCGACCGCTCATGCCGAGATCGTGGCGATGCGCCAGGCCGGCATGCGACTGGGCAACCATCGCCTGCTCGGCGCGACCCTGTACGTGACCCTGGAACCCTGCGCGATGTGCGCGATGGCGATGATCCACGCCCGCATCGCGCGGGTCGTCTACGGTGCCAGCGACCCCAAGACCGGTGCCGCCGGCAGCGTATTCGACCTGCTCGCCGACCCGCGCCACAACCACCGCGTGGAAGTGCAGGGTGGGGTGCTGGGCGAAGAAGCCGGCGCACGCCTGACTGCCTATTTCCGTACCAAACGGGCGCGGAAGCCGTGA
- a CDS encoding c-type cytochrome, which produces MKPAQAGAVLLLSACAGLGQAGEGAPVRGEPARGERVFQQCYACHSVQPGEDGLPGPNLAGVVGRGAGRADFDYSPALRAAAIGGLVWTREELDAFLRDPEARLPGNTMGYVGLRDRQMRADVIAWLAAHTDTP; this is translated from the coding sequence ATGAAGCCTGCGCAGGCGGGGGCAGTGCTGCTGTTGTCCGCATGCGCGGGTCTGGGCCAAGCAGGCGAAGGCGCCCCGGTCCGCGGTGAGCCTGCCCGCGGTGAGCGTGTCTTCCAGCAATGCTACGCCTGCCATTCCGTGCAACCGGGCGAAGACGGCCTGCCCGGACCGAACCTGGCCGGCGTGGTCGGCCGCGGCGCCGGTCGCGCCGACTTCGACTATTCGCCGGCGCTGCGCGCGGCAGCGATCGGCGGGCTGGTCTGGACACGCGAGGAGCTGGATGCTTTCCTGCGCGATCCCGAAGCCCGCCTGCCGGGCAACACGATGGGCTACGTCGGCCTGCGCGACAGGCAGATGCGCGCCGACGTGATCGCCTGGCTTGCCGCCCACACGGATACCCCATGA
- a CDS encoding Vgb family protein, producing MNWRKFTRTGCGLFAAAVALMLAQASLVAGEVTTQAYQVSKGARAHDVAADPAADGPVWYTAQRQGALGKLDPKTGDWEHIPLGEGSAPHGVVVGPDGAPWVTDSGLNAIVRVDPRTHEVKTWPLPEERGYTNLNTLTFDGRGKVWFTGQNGIYGRVDPDSGEVTVREAPKGRGPYGIATTPSGEVYYASLAGSHIAHIDQDTGEATVIEPPTAGQGARRVWSDSQGRIWVSEWNSGQLSRFTPSADNPAAGEWKAWKLPGDDPKAYSVYVDETDKVWVTDFGANAVLRFDPESGRFESFPSDRENANVRQMLGRKGEAWAPESGTDRLIVFRYGSGE from the coding sequence ATGAACTGGCGGAAGTTCACACGCACTGGCTGCGGACTGTTTGCCGCGGCCGTGGCTTTGATGTTGGCCCAGGCATCGCTCGTGGCCGGAGAGGTCACCACGCAGGCATATCAGGTGTCCAAAGGGGCCCGTGCCCACGATGTTGCCGCCGATCCGGCCGCCGACGGGCCGGTCTGGTACACCGCCCAGCGCCAGGGCGCGCTCGGCAAGCTGGATCCGAAGACCGGCGACTGGGAGCACATCCCGTTGGGCGAAGGCTCCGCGCCGCATGGCGTGGTCGTCGGCCCTGACGGCGCGCCCTGGGTCACCGACAGCGGCCTCAATGCGATCGTCCGTGTCGATCCGCGAACCCACGAGGTCAAGACCTGGCCGCTGCCGGAAGAGCGCGGCTACACCAATCTCAACACGTTGACCTTCGACGGTCGCGGCAAGGTCTGGTTCACTGGCCAGAACGGCATCTACGGCCGCGTCGACCCCGACAGTGGCGAAGTCACGGTCCGGGAAGCGCCGAAAGGGCGTGGCCCGTACGGCATCGCGACCACGCCCTCAGGCGAGGTCTATTACGCGTCGCTCGCCGGCAGCCACATCGCCCACATCGACCAGGACACCGGCGAGGCCACGGTCATCGAGCCGCCCACTGCAGGGCAGGGCGCACGGCGGGTCTGGTCCGACAGCCAGGGCAGGATCTGGGTCAGCGAATGGAACTCGGGCCAGCTCAGCCGCTTCACCCCGTCCGCCGACAACCCCGCTGCGGGCGAATGGAAGGCGTGGAAGCTGCCCGGTGACGACCCCAAGGCCTACTCGGTCTACGTCGACGAGACCGACAAGGTCTGGGTGACCGACTTCGGTGCCAACGCGGTATTGCGGTTCGATCCTGAAAGCGGACGTTTCGAGAGCTTCCCCAGCGACCGCGAGAACGCCAACGTGCGGCAGATGCTGGGCCGCAAGGGAGAGGCCTGGGCGCCGGAGTCAGGCACCGACCGGCTGATTGTGTTCCGCTACGGCAGCGGCGAATGA